The DNA region CGAGCAGCTTCGGCGCGGCGCCGAACCGGCTGCCGAGGCCCGCGGCGAGCAGGACCGTGCCGACCTCAGGCATGCCGGCCCTCCGCCGCCGGACCCGGCTCGTCCTCCGCGGTCGCGCCGCCGGCGCGGGGCTGCGGGCGCGAGACGATCTCCATCAGCAGGCCGCCGACGCCGAGGGCGACGATGTCGGCCCGGGTCACGGTCAGGTCCGCCAGCAGGCGGTGGAGGATCCAGTCGAAGCCGTTCTCCTTCGGCGAGCGGGCGCAGCCCGGCGCGCCGATCACCGGCACCCCGCCGCGGGCGCCGACGAGGAGCAGGTTGCCGGGGTCGACCGGCATGCCGAGATGGTCGACCCGGCCGCCCGCCGCCTCGATGCCGGCCGGGATGACGTCGCGCCGGTCGGCGATCGCCGAGGCGCCGAACACCACGACGAGGTCGGCCCCGGCGCGATCGATCACCTCCGCCAGGGACGCCGCCACGGACGCGCCGGTGTGGGGCACCCGGGTCTCGGCGACGATCGCGGCGCCGGCGGGCGCGAGGCGGTCGGCCAGGGCCCGGAGCGTCTTGTCGATCGTGGTCTCCTTGAGGCTCGGCAGGCGCGTCGAGATCACGGCCACCCGGCGGCGGCGGTACGGCGCCACCGCGAGGACGTCGCCCTCCGCGGCCGCGCAGGCCCGGGCCAGCACGGCGCCCGGCACCGCGTAGGGGATGATCTTCACCGTGGCGACCATCTCGCCCTCGACCACGGGCCGGAAGCGCGGCAGCGTCGCCACCGTCACCGCCTCGTCGACGGCGTTGACCGCGTCGATCCGGGCCGGATCGAGGGTGAGCACCCCCGCCGCCTCGGCGAACAGGTTGCTGCG from Methylobacterium sp. NMS14P includes:
- a CDS encoding molybdopterin-binding protein, whose protein sequence is MRFGTVPVAEAAGLISAHTVRRADITLRKGAVIAEEAAAGLARAGLSEIVAATLEPGDVGEDAAAARLAARLRGRNLRVEAPFTGRSNLFAEAAGVLTLDPARIDAVNAVDEAVTVATLPRFRPVVEGEMVATVKIIPYAVPGAVLARACAAAEGDVLAVAPYRRRRVAVISTRLPSLKETTIDKTLRALADRLAPAGAAIVAETRVPHTGASVAASLAEVIDRAGADLVVVFGASAIADRRDVIPAGIEAAGGRVDHLGMPVDPGNLLLVGARGGVPVIGAPGCARSPKENGFDWILHRLLADLTVTRADIVALGVGGLLMEIVSRPQPRAGGATAEDEPGPAAEGRHA